AGAAATCATGTGCAAATAAATGTTTCAACTTCCATTATAAAATCTGGCAGCTCCAGAGCCCAGGCACAGACATTCTGTCTAGTGGGAAAGGAAGGGGGCTGTGAGTCAAGCTCTGCTCCTATAAGCCTGGCTCCTCCACCTGGTCTATTCCCATTTACACACCCACCTCTCTCCTGTTGGACTGCAAATACGCAGTGTTGCCTATCTGCTGAGCATCGTCTGATGCTGGCCCCAAGCCCAGTAGAAACAGTAGTGACCACCACGGGGCTGGGCCAGCTTTTACATCAATATACACCACTCTTTTGGGACCATAGCAAAGGACAGGGATCCTCCTCATGGAGTGGTTACATTCTTTATTGTCTATGCACCCTCCAGGGCAGATTAGACTTTTAGCTGGAGGGTCTGCCAGAGATAAGTGCAATATgcatgcagctgctgctgttcagtaCGATGGGTAGAAAAGCCTCTGTCTAGCTGATTGGCCAGCCTGGTCACATGGTGAGGTGACCTCAAAGGTCTCTGTACTGAAGAATTGACAATTGGTCCACAGTGATCAGGGACAGTGAGTGCTAATCTAACAgcccctcctcatcccccctgcaGTTCCAAAATGACTCAACAGCGAGCACCATCCTTTCCCCCTGGAATGTACCATTGTGCCCGTGTTTGGCATCACTGGCTTCTGGTGCAGCGAGAGGGATCTGTGTAATGACTCTTGCCTGACATATTGCTTTGGTTCTCTCCAAATAGGAGGGGGAATTCTCGTTCCCGCTCGAGGCTGTGAAGAAGCTGAAGGGATTCCTGGATGCGGATGCCAGAGCCAGTCCCCGGATGATGACTAGGACAAGTTTCATTTCTGTGTGTGCAAACCCGGAGCTGCCCAAAGAATTCCAGCCTGTATGTCAAAGGGAAGATGCACCCATCATTTTTAACAGGCTGAGTACGTAGTGTATACTCCCAAGCGTCCCGTGTTGCCCCCGGAGCTGAGAGCCTTCAATCTCGAATGTTCGAGAGAGGCAGCCACAGAACTGCACTGGTCCCCCTAGGCTCTCAGCCTGCTACCAGGGCAGCTGATAAATAGCTAGGGCTAGTGTACCCGTGAGCTTTCCGCAGCAGGCAGTCATGCAAAATTGCCTGTAGCGACTGCAGTAGTTGTTGAGGTCGCCGCTAGCTAGCACAGAGATTTCTGTATGACACCTGCTGATGCAGGAGTTACCTGGGTCAAGCTGAAGCGACTATGGGGTAGCTCCCCTGGAGTAACTGTTCTTGCTACAACTTAGCTGAGTTTAAAGCCGGAAGGGCCCATTGTGATGATCTAGTCcagtggtgcccaaccttatTACACGGGAGGGCCATGCAAACCTAAGCACAACTTTGTGTGGGCCAAGCAGATTCTATAGATtattaataagatttaaagtcacctgtacTGATTTCTATTTTACATTCAGCTTGTTTCGTATGTATTTAGATAGACAATCCTGTACAATTAGAACCAACTTATTTACACACTTGCGTAAATGAAAACGATGTCAACATGACAATAAAACGCCAATGAATCGGCCGTTAGTGTATTATGTTGAAACAGGCTGCaggccttatgaaatgctctggtgggcGTGTACAGCTGACAGGCTGTAGGTTGgacacccctgatctagtctgacctcctgcatagcaaaTTTGCCCAGTGATTCCTGCGTGAAACCCTATAACATCTGTCATTGAATTTTATTTGCTCTCTGAGCACTGccgaaaaaaaaaatcaaacactaCAACTCACTAGCTCAAGACAGCTGCCCTTCCCAGATAAGCACCATCCGGACTAGACTCCCTCAGTCCAAAGGAAAGATGTATACCCTGAATGTCACCAAATCCAGACTCTGACATGTGAAAACAATCTAGCTGTTAACTCAAGCACCAGGTACTACAGGGCTCTTTCGTCTAGTAGAGAAAGGCAGAACGAGAACTGAGGGCTGGAAGCTAAAAACAGCTACGTTCAAATTAGACATAAGGCAAAATGTTCAACATCAGGGGTGATTAACCAGAGGAACAAAGCACCAAGGGAGGtagtagattctccatctcttggtggCTTCAAAATGAGTCTGGAGgcttttctggaagatgctttagtgaAACACAAATTAGTGAGCTCAATACagggataactgggtgaaatgtaatggcctgggATATCCAGgcggtcaggctagatgatcttttagtcccttctggctttaaatttGATGAATCGATGAACCTAGGTTCTGAACAGCACAGTTCTGTGCTACTGAGTGTTCCTGGTTCAGTCACTGAATACCTATTTCCTGTGCACTATTTTTCCACAGTGCATTGGTAAAAGACGACGCTCTTCAGCTAAGACTTTACAAGGTGCAGTTTTCCTTGTTATTTTGTTCGGGTGACTATTAAAGCTCCCAAAGCAGCAGTGAGAAGGAGTCTTCATGTCCCCTGATGTGCTTGCTCAATTCCCCTACAGAAATGCCCTGATTGTAtcactgaaatattttcttttcttcctgaaCAGACTTGGCTGTCCAAGACATGGATATATGTGAAATCTGCGCCAATGCAGCCTGTGCAGGTTGTCGCTGAGGAAGGATGAAACCATGTATATGGGGCCAGCCAAGCCCTGCAATCTCTGGATTTATCCTGCAGCATCATTTGCACTGGCAAAGCTATTCTCTTTTAGGCCAGGTCTCCGCTACCACCTACTTTGGTATAACTTacgtggctcaggggtgtgaataaaccaccccctgagcgacgtaagttacaccgacctatgcggtgggagagcttctcccgccgacatagcaaccgcctcttgcagaggtggatttattatgctgatgggagagctcttcaCCAGATgcggtgcagctgtgccagtgtactgcttctagtgtagactagccctgagaaaCAGGAACAAGATCCCCTCCCAACACCCACACCAGGGTCACTGCTTCACTTTCCAAAAACCTTTGTTAGGATGGGTGGGAGATTTGCGGAATTGTAGAATCGCCTGTAAAAACCTTGTGAGGTCTAAATCCGTGTGTGATTGTCTTCACTTGCACTAGTAGATGTAGGCGTGCAGAGAAAATTCTATCGGCACAACTCGTGCGCCATGGAATGGGGTTAGCACTGGTACAATCCAGTTTCATAGTGGGAGGTGGGGCTAATGACAGGATTGGTTCAGTGTCCATTTAGTTGTCTTAACGTTGCTGATCAATCTGAACTAACCATCtgccctgctgccctctgcaaaccttcccccaccccacctcccaatACTTTTTTCCCCAAGAATTTTTCCCAGAAGGACCCTGTGACCTCACCCCAGCACTGATAAGTTCCTTTGCATAGGTGCTGTGCTGCAGAACACTGGCGATCTGCCTTACTCCTGCCCAGGGCAGCATCAGCGGTTTCTTTCTCTGCTTGGCAGTGCTTGGCCCCAGAGCTTAGAGGCAAGCCGCTCACATTGTTCCCACATTTCCCTTTCTTTGTGGGATCTGTTTATCTACTGATGCAAGAGGCTACTCAAGGGAGACCTTTCTATACGCTGGTGGGGTTCTGCGCAGGCTGATGGTTAGTTGGTAGGCTCCTCACACCACTCCTATCTTTGCACTTCGAAGTTTCTTTAATGCTTGTGGTATGTACGTGTAGTAAAGGATTTGTGCATGTGATTGTGATGGCTGTGTGCA
This window of the Mauremys mutica isolate MM-2020 ecotype Southern chromosome 21, ASM2049712v1, whole genome shotgun sequence genome carries:
- the LOC123354447 gene encoding guanylin-like gives rise to the protein MKGVTFSATVVLLILVHSSQPVYVQEGEFSFPLEAVKKLKGFLDADARASPRMMTRTSFISVCANPELPKEFQPVCQREDAPIIFNRLNLAVQDMDICEICANAACAGCR